One Citricoccus sp. K5 DNA window includes the following coding sequences:
- a CDS encoding aldehyde dehydrogenase family protein, whose protein sequence is MDIERHLVGLGHLIDGEVVSDGQRFDVIAPWNGRVLARCPAAEAELLEKAVRSARRSQQSWAADSEARRSALANIADRLDEHADDLGTVNSAETGKPLHIGVGEIRGAAEHARWYARQSLRVDTLEDSDAELTQVIREPVGVVAAIVPWNGPILMLINKIAASIATGNTVIAKSSPFTPLTSLLVGALLRDLVPAGTVNILAGGDVLGKAMTAHPDVNMVAFTGSVDAGRDIMAAGAPTLKRMLLELGGNDAAVVLSDADLETAIPKLYRGAFALSGQICAAIKRLYVHESIFDDVVEGMAALALAAKAGTPWEDGVTMGPLTTKPQFDRVCSLMEDALQNGGRAVTGGKALDKEGFFIPPTIITGVDHGVRLVDEEQFGPVLPIMSYRNLDEVMERANATEFGLGGSIWTADVQEGLRLAGRLRTGGAWVNRHPLVGASIPFGGAKQSGLGREGGQIGLDAFCELKTVSVLFS, encoded by the coding sequence GTGGACATCGAGAGGCATCTCGTGGGCCTGGGCCACCTCATCGATGGTGAAGTCGTTTCCGACGGACAACGATTCGACGTCATCGCGCCGTGGAACGGAAGAGTGCTGGCCCGATGTCCGGCGGCCGAGGCCGAGCTGTTGGAGAAGGCTGTGCGATCGGCCCGACGAAGTCAGCAGTCCTGGGCTGCTGACTCCGAGGCACGACGCTCTGCCCTGGCGAATATCGCTGACCGTCTGGACGAACATGCTGACGATTTGGGCACCGTCAACTCCGCCGAAACCGGCAAGCCACTGCACATCGGTGTGGGTGAGATCCGAGGCGCCGCTGAACATGCCCGCTGGTACGCGCGGCAGTCCCTTCGGGTCGATACCCTCGAGGACTCGGATGCAGAGCTCACGCAGGTGATCAGAGAGCCCGTGGGGGTGGTGGCCGCCATTGTCCCGTGGAATGGGCCGATCTTGATGCTGATCAACAAGATCGCAGCGTCGATAGCCACGGGCAACACTGTCATCGCGAAGTCCTCGCCCTTTACCCCGCTGACCAGCCTTCTCGTGGGGGCGCTCCTCCGGGATCTGGTTCCGGCCGGCACGGTGAACATCCTGGCGGGAGGGGATGTCCTCGGGAAGGCCATGACGGCACATCCAGATGTCAACATGGTTGCCTTCACCGGCAGCGTGGACGCTGGCCGGGACATCATGGCTGCTGGCGCTCCGACACTCAAGAGGATGCTCCTGGAGTTGGGCGGGAACGATGCCGCTGTGGTCCTCTCCGATGCCGACCTGGAGACAGCGATCCCCAAACTGTACCGAGGCGCATTCGCGCTGAGTGGTCAGATCTGTGCCGCGATCAAGCGCCTCTATGTCCATGAATCCATCTTCGACGACGTGGTCGAGGGCATGGCTGCCCTTGCGCTGGCGGCCAAGGCCGGCACCCCTTGGGAGGACGGAGTCACCATGGGTCCGTTGACCACCAAGCCACAGTTCGACAGGGTCTGCTCGCTCATGGAAGACGCCCTCCAGAATGGCGGACGTGCTGTCACCGGTGGGAAAGCGCTCGATAAGGAAGGCTTCTTTATACCTCCCACCATCATCACAGGGGTAGACCATGGTGTCCGGCTGGTCGACGAAGAGCAATTCGGCCCCGTGCTGCCCATCATGTCGTATCGAAATCTGGACGAGGTGATGGAACGTGCCAATGCGACTGAGTTCGGACTGGGTGGATCCATCTGGACCGCTGACGTTCAAGAGGGGTTGAGGTTGGCAGGCCGGCTCAGGACTGGCGGTGCGTGGGTCAATCGCCATCCACTCGTCGGCGCCTCGATTCCTTTTGGGGGCGCGAAGCAGAGCGGTCTAGGGCGTGAAGGCGGGCAGATCGGACTGGATGCGTTTTGCGAGCTCAAGACCGTCAGCGTCCTGTTCTCGTAA
- a CDS encoding carotenoid oxygenase family protein — protein MTSTIDPQIAESLSFPDTKSFVGINKPNRIEADIHNLQVDGRIPPQVSGVLYRCGPDPAFPPLLGDDIYINGDGMVSMYVLSEGRASMRSRYVRTDKFQAERAAGRALFGAYRNPWTDSPSVAGMDRTTANTSMIWHANKLFAIKEDGLAHQLDPLTLQTIGKHNFGGRLLSKTMTAHPKIDPVTGEWVFFGYSAGGELSDDISVAVADSKGRLTDEQWFIPPYQSAIHDWAVTQQHNILPVMPLTTDRNRVMEGGPRWAWDPGKTTHLGVVARNRPIDEMVYFEGPSLFSFHTMNSWTEGNLVHIDLCVSDRAPFPDLNGKMFTPDEVAFKLTRWTCDLDRPGSDFVQRPLLDGLTVDMPEIDQRFATQKYRHGFMAARDPLYPVNPEIAVGVWFNTLVHIDHLTGESERWYIGDDSNVQEPVFIPRSDEAPEGDGFLVALVNRLPRAHTELVIIDTAHFSDGPVATVHIPMNVRPTFHGLWVSSEELGRVPTLGEPVF, from the coding sequence ATGACCTCGACCATCGATCCACAAATTGCAGAATCATTGTCTTTCCCTGATACCAAGTCATTCGTGGGGATCAACAAGCCAAACCGAATTGAAGCAGACATTCATAACTTGCAGGTAGACGGTCGAATACCTCCACAGGTATCCGGGGTGCTCTATCGGTGCGGGCCCGACCCGGCGTTCCCTCCGCTGCTCGGTGATGACATCTACATCAACGGCGATGGCATGGTGTCCATGTACGTCCTCTCGGAGGGTCGGGCTTCCATGCGGTCGCGCTATGTGCGAACGGACAAGTTCCAGGCCGAACGGGCGGCCGGCCGAGCTCTCTTCGGTGCTTATCGGAATCCATGGACAGATAGTCCCTCGGTCGCCGGGATGGATCGCACGACGGCGAACACGTCCATGATCTGGCACGCCAATAAACTCTTCGCGATCAAAGAGGACGGACTGGCACACCAGCTGGATCCACTGACGTTGCAGACGATCGGCAAACACAACTTCGGTGGACGCCTTCTGAGCAAGACCATGACGGCGCATCCAAAGATCGACCCGGTAACCGGCGAGTGGGTCTTCTTCGGCTATTCAGCCGGCGGTGAGCTCAGCGACGACATCTCCGTGGCCGTGGCGGATTCGAAGGGCCGACTCACGGATGAGCAGTGGTTCATCCCGCCTTACCAGAGTGCGATCCACGACTGGGCCGTGACGCAGCAGCACAATATTCTTCCGGTGATGCCGTTGACGACGGACCGCAATCGCGTGATGGAAGGCGGCCCGAGATGGGCCTGGGACCCCGGTAAGACCACGCATCTCGGAGTCGTCGCGCGCAATCGGCCTATCGATGAGATGGTTTACTTCGAGGGTCCGTCATTGTTCTCCTTCCACACCATGAACTCCTGGACCGAAGGCAACCTGGTGCACATTGACTTGTGCGTCAGTGACAGGGCGCCATTCCCTGATCTCAACGGCAAGATGTTCACCCCTGACGAGGTGGCGTTCAAGCTCACCCGATGGACTTGTGACCTGGACAGGCCAGGAAGCGACTTCGTGCAACGGCCGCTGCTCGATGGGCTCACCGTTGACATGCCGGAGATCGACCAACGCTTCGCGACCCAGAAGTATCGTCACGGATTCATGGCGGCCAGGGACCCGCTGTATCCGGTGAACCCGGAGATCGCCGTAGGGGTGTGGTTCAACACCCTGGTCCACATCGACCATCTGACCGGCGAGTCGGAGCGTTGGTATATCGGGGACGATTCCAATGTTCAGGAGCCCGTGTTCATCCCGCGCTCTGATGAGGCGCCGGAAGGCGACGGCTTCCTGGTGGCACTGGTGAACCGCCTGCCCCGGGCGCATACGGAGCTGGTGATCATCGATACGGCTCATTTCAGCGACGGTCCGGTGGCCACCGTCCACATCCCCATGAATGTCCGCCCCACGTTTCACGGGCTCTGGGTCTCCTCCGAGGAATTGGGGCGGGTGCCGACCCTGGGGGAACCCGTCTTCTGA
- a CDS encoding GMC family oxidoreductase: MDNWDYIIVGAGSAGATLAGRLSEDPSVNVLLLEAGLDYRSAETPLQFHDRNLGRGLELRPGREETNPDFFWAGAKARRHSMQEVFPYRRGRGLGGSSTVNGLCAIRGVPSDFAEWERMGASGWSYEDLLPAFIALESDHDFPDAAFHGSSGPTPIYREPERGWGGTDIALRDAALNSGYGWDEDHNSPDGTGVAAFAMNIRDGRRVSTNDAYLEPARGRSNLRIKGNAHVDRLIIEAGRAVGVILASGEEIRASAGDGEIIISAGAVHSPGILMRSGIGTEAGLKSIGVAPVEVLPVGEGHQDHAVIFVELPVEPASQVSVGNRPTNVVVRYSSEMPEARPNDMMLMASNHNYWFGLPTAGLGIQLNQVHSRGTYRLHSADPFAEPHFEMNLLSDPRDLIRMKDAVRRADELLCDQAFARIATAEPRLPETDDEILGTVKDVMHMSSTVRMGGAHDAEAVVTPDCRVKGLDGLRVLDASVMPTVPSANINLTIIAMAELLASRLLDRAVATDHTAALIRR, from the coding sequence ATGGACAACTGGGATTACATCATTGTGGGAGCCGGGTCTGCGGGCGCGACCCTGGCGGGTCGACTATCTGAGGACCCTTCGGTCAACGTCCTCCTGCTCGAGGCTGGACTGGACTACCGTTCAGCGGAGACGCCCCTGCAGTTTCACGATCGAAACCTTGGCCGAGGGCTCGAGCTCCGGCCCGGCAGGGAGGAAACGAATCCTGACTTCTTCTGGGCTGGCGCCAAGGCCCGGCGACACTCGATGCAGGAGGTCTTCCCCTATCGGCGGGGGCGCGGGCTGGGTGGCAGCTCCACGGTCAACGGCCTCTGTGCCATTCGCGGGGTCCCGTCAGACTTTGCTGAATGGGAAAGGATGGGGGCATCGGGCTGGTCCTATGAGGATCTGCTCCCTGCATTCATCGCCCTGGAGTCGGACCACGATTTTCCGGATGCTGCCTTTCACGGGTCTAGCGGGCCGACGCCGATCTATCGGGAGCCGGAGCGTGGCTGGGGTGGTACCGACATTGCCCTTCGCGATGCTGCACTGAATTCCGGCTACGGGTGGGACGAGGACCACAACTCACCGGACGGGACGGGCGTGGCGGCCTTCGCCATGAACATCCGTGACGGCCGACGCGTCTCGACCAATGATGCCTATCTGGAACCTGCACGAGGCAGGTCGAACCTTCGCATCAAGGGCAACGCCCATGTTGACCGCCTCATCATTGAGGCGGGCCGCGCGGTCGGAGTGATCTTGGCCTCCGGGGAGGAGATCCGTGCCTCTGCGGGAGACGGCGAGATCATCATCTCCGCGGGAGCCGTGCATTCCCCCGGAATCCTCATGAGGTCCGGAATCGGGACTGAGGCCGGGTTGAAGTCCATCGGCGTGGCACCAGTGGAAGTCCTGCCGGTGGGCGAGGGGCACCAGGACCATGCGGTGATCTTCGTGGAGCTGCCAGTGGAGCCAGCCTCGCAGGTGTCGGTGGGAAACCGCCCGACGAACGTGGTGGTGCGCTACTCATCGGAGATGCCCGAGGCGCGGCCCAACGACATGATGCTCATGGCAAGTAACCACAATTACTGGTTCGGCTTGCCGACAGCTGGGCTGGGAATCCAGCTCAATCAGGTCCATAGCCGCGGCACCTACCGTCTTCACTCCGCGGATCCGTTCGCCGAACCCCATTTTGAGATGAATCTCTTGTCGGATCCGCGGGATCTGATCCGGATGAAGGACGCCGTTCGGCGCGCGGACGAACTGCTGTGCGATCAGGCATTCGCCCGTATCGCGACGGCGGAACCACGCCTGCCGGAGACGGATGACGAGATCCTGGGCACGGTGAAAGACGTCATGCACATGAGCTCAACCGTCCGTATGGGAGGAGCCCATGATGCTGAGGCGGTGGTGACGCCGGATTGCCGCGTCAAAGGCCTCGACGGCCTTCGGGTTCTGGATGCCTCCGTCATGCCGACGGTACCCAGCGCCAACATCAACCTCACCATCATTGCCATGGCGGAATTGCTCGCGTCTCGCCTCTTGGACCGAGCTGTGGCAACAGATCACACCGCCGCTCTCATTCGACGCTAG
- the fdhA gene encoding formaldehyde dehydrogenase, glutathione-independent, which yields MPGNRAVAYKEPGVVEVIDTEYPTFELKDGPGVNPANVGRKVPHGVILKTVATNICGSDQHMVRGRTTAPANLVLGHEITGEVVEVGPDVEFIAVGDIVSVPFNISCGRCRNCKERKTGICLNVNPDRPGSAYGYVDMGGWVGGQAEYVLVPYADWNLLKFPDRDQALEKIMDLTMLSDIFPTGFHGAVTAGVGVGSTVYVAGAGPVGLAAAMGAQLLGAAVVIVGDLNEDRLAQARSFGCETVNVGEGALQDQIEQILGVPEVDSGIDAVGFEARGHGKDAGHEAPATVLNSLMDITTAGGSLGIPGLYVTGDPGAVDEAARKGSLSFSLGTGWAKSLSFATGQCPVMKYNRQLMMAILHDKAPIAKAVNAKAISLEDAPRGYAEFDAGAATKFVLNPNGYLTD from the coding sequence ATGCCAGGAAATCGTGCCGTCGCCTACAAGGAACCGGGCGTCGTCGAGGTCATCGACACCGAGTATCCCACCTTCGAGCTGAAGGACGGGCCGGGGGTGAACCCCGCCAACGTGGGACGCAAGGTCCCCCACGGGGTCATCCTGAAGACCGTCGCCACCAACATCTGCGGCTCGGACCAGCACATGGTGCGCGGCCGGACCACGGCCCCGGCCAACCTGGTGCTGGGTCACGAGATCACCGGTGAAGTGGTGGAGGTCGGCCCCGACGTCGAGTTCATCGCGGTCGGCGACATCGTCTCCGTTCCGTTCAACATCTCCTGCGGCCGGTGCCGCAACTGCAAGGAGCGCAAGACCGGCATCTGCCTGAACGTGAACCCGGACCGTCCGGGCAGCGCCTACGGCTACGTGGACATGGGTGGCTGGGTGGGCGGACAGGCCGAGTACGTCCTCGTCCCCTATGCCGACTGGAACCTGCTGAAGTTCCCGGACCGGGACCAGGCACTGGAGAAGATCATGGACCTCACGATGCTCTCCGACATCTTCCCCACCGGCTTCCACGGCGCCGTCACCGCCGGGGTGGGAGTCGGTTCCACCGTCTACGTCGCCGGTGCGGGACCCGTCGGCCTGGCCGCGGCCATGGGCGCGCAGCTGCTCGGGGCCGCCGTCGTGATCGTGGGGGACCTGAACGAGGACCGCCTGGCGCAGGCGCGCAGCTTCGGCTGCGAGACCGTCAATGTCGGCGAGGGCGCGCTCCAGGACCAGATCGAACAGATCCTCGGTGTCCCCGAGGTGGACAGCGGCATCGACGCCGTCGGCTTCGAGGCCCGCGGCCACGGCAAGGACGCCGGCCACGAGGCTCCGGCGACGGTCCTGAACTCCCTCATGGACATCACCACCGCCGGCGGATCCCTCGGCATCCCGGGCCTCTACGTCACGGGGGACCCGGGAGCCGTGGACGAGGCCGCTCGGAAGGGCTCGTTGTCCTTCTCGCTGGGCACGGGCTGGGCCAAGTCCCTGTCCTTCGCCACGGGGCAGTGCCCGGTGATGAAGTACAATCGCCAGCTGATGATGGCGATTCTGCACGACAAGGCTCCGATCGCGAAGGCCGTCAACGCGAAGGCGATCTCGCTCGAGGACGCCCCGCGTGGCTATGCCGAGTTCGACGCCGGTGCGGCGACGAAGTTCGTGCTCAACCCCAATGGGTACCTGACGGACTGA
- a CDS encoding FAD-dependent oxidoreductase, which yields MSPTPSPRVVIIGAGIVGANLADELAQLGHTNTLVLEQGPLGIPGGSTSHAPGLVFSSNGSKSMTAFAQYTIEKLTSLTGPDGRGSFLPVGGLEIATTEERLQDLHRRAGWNRSYGVEAHVVDADECLRLFPLLNPDLPLGGLLTPGDGLALAAKGTQLVIGRAQAAGVEFRDRTTVTDIEQSGGRVTAVVAGEERFPADVVVSCAGFWGPNIGRMVGTEIPLLPLAHQFAWSTPVPSLAGVNELPNGASRPILRYQDRDLYYREWGDTIGIGSYAHRPLPVDLDTLPAYRPEDITGERMPSSLPFTPEDFAAEWEASQELLPELRTTEIKRGFNGIFSFTPDGGSLVGESRHVDGFFAAEAVWVTHGPGIARAVAELIATGQSSIDLSDCDLNRFEDVQTTPEYVSETSQQNFVEIYDVRHPLEPRLSPRNVRVSPFHEQQKALGAFFLEGTGWERPHWFEANAALLEEMPAEWAAPERDAWSDRFHSPIAAAEVWKTRTAVALFDMTQLKRLEITGPGAGPLLHGLTTSSMLRAPGAVSYTLLLDEAGGITSDITVARLSEQSYQAGVNSTVDLAYLSRKARHQSEEDPAQWVTVRDITPGTCCIGLWGPLAAAVMEKVSRDDLSRDGLKYFRAKEISIGGIPVTAMRLSYVGEFGWELYASADVGHRLWDVLWEAGREHGIIAAGREAFNSMRLEKGFRSFGTDMTSEHEPVQAGLGFAVKASKTDDFVGKGVLAERAAAATTRLRCLTVDDGVSVVLGKEPVYVGGEASGYVTSAAYGYTVRQPIAYAWLPNRVETGDAVEIEYLGRRIAATVVDDPLYDPEMKRLRG from the coding sequence ATGAGTCCTACGCCCTCTCCCCGGGTCGTCATCATCGGAGCCGGCATCGTCGGCGCGAACCTCGCGGACGAGCTCGCCCAACTCGGACACACCAACACCCTCGTCCTCGAGCAGGGACCGCTGGGGATTCCCGGCGGCTCGACCTCGCACGCGCCGGGCCTCGTCTTCTCCTCCAACGGATCGAAGTCGATGACGGCGTTCGCGCAGTACACGATCGAGAAGCTCACCTCGCTCACCGGCCCCGACGGCCGCGGCTCCTTCCTGCCCGTGGGCGGCCTCGAGATCGCCACCACGGAAGAGCGCCTGCAGGACCTCCACCGCCGCGCGGGCTGGAACCGTTCATACGGAGTGGAGGCGCACGTCGTCGACGCCGACGAGTGCCTCCGGCTCTTCCCCCTGCTCAATCCGGACCTGCCGCTCGGCGGGCTCCTCACCCCGGGCGACGGCCTGGCCCTGGCCGCCAAGGGAACCCAGCTGGTCATCGGGCGCGCCCAGGCTGCCGGAGTCGAGTTCCGCGACCGGACCACCGTCACCGACATCGAGCAGTCCGGGGGCCGGGTCACGGCGGTCGTGGCGGGCGAGGAGCGCTTCCCGGCCGACGTCGTCGTCTCCTGCGCCGGCTTCTGGGGCCCGAACATCGGCAGGATGGTTGGCACCGAGATCCCGCTGCTGCCGCTGGCCCACCAATTCGCGTGGTCCACTCCGGTCCCGTCCCTGGCCGGCGTCAACGAGCTGCCGAACGGCGCCAGCCGCCCGATCCTGCGGTACCAGGACCGTGACCTGTACTACCGCGAGTGGGGTGACACCATCGGCATCGGCTCCTACGCTCACCGCCCCCTGCCGGTCGATCTTGACACCCTGCCGGCCTACCGGCCGGAGGACATCACGGGCGAGCGCATGCCGTCATCCCTGCCCTTCACCCCGGAGGACTTCGCCGCGGAGTGGGAGGCCAGTCAGGAGCTGCTCCCGGAATTGAGGACCACCGAGATCAAGCGCGGGTTCAACGGCATCTTCTCCTTCACACCGGACGGCGGCTCGCTCGTGGGCGAGTCCCGCCACGTGGACGGCTTCTTCGCGGCCGAGGCCGTGTGGGTCACCCACGGTCCGGGCATCGCCCGGGCCGTCGCCGAACTGATCGCGACCGGGCAGTCGAGCATCGACCTGTCCGACTGCGACCTGAACCGGTTCGAAGACGTGCAGACCACACCCGAGTACGTCTCTGAGACCTCGCAGCAGAACTTCGTCGAGATCTACGACGTGCGCCACCCCCTGGAGCCCCGGCTGTCCCCGCGCAACGTGCGCGTCAGCCCCTTCCACGAGCAGCAGAAGGCCCTCGGCGCGTTCTTCCTGGAGGGCACCGGCTGGGAGCGCCCCCACTGGTTCGAGGCGAACGCCGCCCTGCTGGAGGAGATGCCCGCCGAGTGGGCCGCTCCGGAGCGTGACGCCTGGTCTGACCGGTTCCACTCCCCGATCGCCGCCGCCGAGGTCTGGAAGACCCGGACCGCCGTGGCCCTGTTCGACATGACCCAGCTCAAACGCCTGGAGATCACGGGGCCGGGTGCCGGCCCCCTGCTGCACGGCCTGACGACGTCGAGCATGCTGCGGGCACCCGGCGCCGTCAGCTATACGCTGCTCCTTGACGAGGCCGGCGGCATCACCAGCGACATCACGGTCGCGCGCCTGTCCGAGCAGTCATACCAGGCCGGTGTGAACTCCACCGTGGACCTGGCCTACCTCTCCCGCAAGGCCCGCCACCAGAGCGAGGAGGACCCCGCCCAGTGGGTCACCGTCCGGGACATCACCCCCGGCACCTGCTGCATCGGCCTCTGGGGCCCGCTCGCCGCCGCCGTCATGGAGAAGGTCAGCCGCGACGATCTGAGCCGGGACGGGCTGAAGTACTTCCGCGCCAAGGAGATCTCGATCGGTGGCATCCCGGTGACCGCCATGCGCCTGTCCTACGTGGGTGAGTTCGGCTGGGAGCTCTATGCCTCGGCCGACGTCGGGCACCGGCTCTGGGATGTGCTCTGGGAGGCGGGCCGGGAGCACGGGATCATCGCCGCGGGCCGCGAGGCATTCAACTCGATGCGCCTGGAGAAGGGCTTCCGGTCCTTCGGCACGGACATGACCAGCGAGCACGAGCCGGTCCAGGCCGGGCTCGGTTTCGCCGTGAAGGCCTCGAAGACGGACGACTTCGTCGGCAAGGGCGTGCTGGCGGAGCGGGCCGCGGCGGCGACCACGCGACTGCGCTGCCTGACGGTCGACGACGGGGTCTCGGTGGTCCTCGGCAAGGAGCCGGTGTACGTGGGCGGCGAGGCATCGGGCTACGTCACCAGTGCGGCGTACGGATACACCGTGCGCCAGCCGATCGCCTACGCGTGGCTGCCGAACCGGGTGGAGACCGGGGACGCGGTGGAGATCGAGTACCTCGGGCGCCGGATCGCGGCCACCGTGGTGGACGATCCGCTGTACGACCCGGAGATGAAGCGGTTGCGCGGCTGA
- a CDS encoding flavin reductase family protein, producing the protein MTVSTTLTTIPEVRRLRGLEMPWNRVVQASADLPFAAAATALAPWYPQEFLAECVQTIPEAGGMLTVVMRRTDGAPLAFRSGQYLNIAFPVNGPEAEPVNRSYSLSSAPTEPWTFAITVKHEEGGTVSPWIHENIRPGAVLEVLGPVGAFHLPDYDRRARYLFLAAGSGVTPLMSMIRTIHSLPANADVIMLYHGAAPGTFAFSHELEHLAAVDSRITVYYSLGDRSVPGTWEGMVGRLTAEMIETVVPDANGRKVFACGPEGYIDVAADLLTRVGVDETSIFIESFSGTRETVLEYREEVALAGGIAEGMAAAQAAAQDAAREAAGEVPADVVDPPTGALDLYRIAELNIPVDDGGAAASSRPVTSSPAAPEATGPADPATFEVVGEGSLTMSFLRTRLNVRIDPQANVLDAAREAGVRIGANCREGMCGSCKVVKVSGEVDMNHQGGIRAREIEAGKFLPCCSTAQTDLVVDA; encoded by the coding sequence ATGACCGTCAGCACCACCCTCACCACGATCCCGGAGGTCCGGCGCCTCCGCGGCCTGGAGATGCCGTGGAACAGGGTGGTCCAGGCCTCCGCCGACCTGCCCTTCGCGGCGGCGGCCACGGCGCTGGCCCCCTGGTACCCGCAGGAGTTCCTCGCCGAGTGCGTCCAGACCATCCCCGAGGCCGGGGGCATGCTCACCGTGGTCATGCGCCGGACCGACGGCGCACCGCTCGCCTTCCGCTCCGGGCAGTACCTCAACATTGCCTTCCCCGTGAACGGTCCGGAGGCCGAGCCGGTCAACCGCAGCTATTCCCTCTCCAGCGCCCCGACGGAACCGTGGACCTTCGCCATCACCGTCAAGCACGAGGAGGGCGGCACGGTCTCGCCGTGGATTCACGAGAACATCCGGCCCGGGGCCGTGCTGGAGGTGCTCGGCCCCGTGGGGGCGTTCCACCTGCCCGACTACGACCGCCGCGCCCGGTACCTGTTCCTGGCCGCCGGGTCTGGTGTCACCCCGCTGATGTCGATGATCCGGACGATCCACTCCCTCCCGGCCAATGCCGACGTGATCATGCTGTATCACGGGGCCGCGCCGGGGACCTTCGCGTTCTCCCACGAGCTCGAGCATCTGGCCGCGGTCGACTCGCGGATCACCGTGTATTACTCGCTGGGCGACCGCAGCGTCCCTGGCACCTGGGAGGGCATGGTCGGGCGGCTCACCGCGGAGATGATCGAGACCGTGGTCCCCGACGCCAACGGGCGCAAGGTGTTCGCCTGCGGTCCGGAGGGGTACATTGACGTCGCCGCGGACCTGCTGACCAGAGTGGGCGTGGACGAGACGTCCATCTTCATCGAGTCCTTCTCCGGTACCCGTGAGACCGTGCTCGAGTATCGGGAGGAGGTGGCCCTCGCCGGCGGTATCGCCGAGGGGATGGCGGCCGCACAGGCTGCCGCCCAGGACGCCGCACGAGAGGCGGCCGGGGAGGTCCCGGCCGACGTCGTCGATCCGCCCACGGGTGCACTGGACCTCTACCGGATCGCGGAACTGAACATCCCCGTGGACGACGGCGGCGCAGCGGCCTCCTCGAGGCCGGTCACGTCGAGCCCGGCCGCACCGGAGGCGACCGGGCCGGCTGACCCGGCCACCTTCGAGGTGGTCGGGGAAGGCAGCCTGACGATGTCGTTCCTGCGCACCCGCCTGAACGTGCGCATCGACCCGCAGGCGAACGTCCTGGACGCCGCCCGGGAGGCCGGCGTGCGCATCGGGGCGAACTGCCGGGAGGGCATGTGCGGCTCCTGCAAGGTCGTCAAGGTCAGCGGTGAGGTGGACATGAATCACCAGGGCGGCATCCGGGCCCGCGAGATTGAGGCCGGCAAATTTCTGCCGTGCTGTTCGACGGCGCAGACCGACCTGGTCGTCGACGCCTAA
- a CDS encoding SRPBCC family protein — protein sequence MTLAVNSSVTRGRLAPTAEQTAQLRLLLNERRTGYSLEAPFYTDPEIFAADMQGIFGRHWLFAASLAEIPEPGDYVTVDYGPYSLIVLRTDEGVNVLHNVCRHRGARVLPEKTGSTGNLVCGYHSWTYSADGDLIHASSPGETSFDKACFALKKAHGRVVAGLVFVCLADEPPADFDEVGGIFEPYLAPHEIASARVAYQQDIIEEGNWKLVMENNRECYHCDGHPELACSLFPTWGLSEGIVPPHLEDVWNRNIEAEDALRGRCTRYGLPFEVVEELDTRVTGIRISREPLDGAGESFSATGRRLSKKLLGDLRDFRLGRCSMHLQPNSWFHLLSDHVITFAAFPINEHQTLVRTTWLVADDAVEGVDYDLDALTHTWKQTNLQDKNFVEMCQQGAYSPAYEPGPYMRSEYQVEAFINWYTQRMREHVA from the coding sequence GTGACCCTTGCCGTGAACTCCAGCGTTACCCGCGGCCGCCTCGCCCCCACCGCGGAGCAGACGGCCCAGTTGCGCCTCCTGCTCAACGAACGCCGCACCGGCTACTCGTTGGAGGCGCCGTTCTACACCGATCCTGAGATCTTCGCCGCGGACATGCAGGGCATCTTCGGCCGGCACTGGCTCTTCGCTGCCAGCCTCGCCGAGATCCCCGAGCCGGGTGACTACGTCACTGTGGACTACGGTCCGTACTCCCTGATCGTCCTCCGCACCGACGAGGGCGTGAACGTCCTGCACAACGTGTGCCGCCACCGCGGTGCCCGGGTCCTCCCGGAGAAGACGGGCAGCACCGGCAACCTGGTGTGCGGCTACCACTCGTGGACCTACTCGGCCGACGGGGACCTGATCCACGCCTCCTCCCCGGGCGAGACGTCCTTCGACAAGGCGTGCTTCGCGCTGAAGAAGGCGCACGGGCGGGTGGTCGCCGGGTTGGTGTTCGTCTGCCTGGCGGACGAGCCCCCCGCCGACTTCGACGAGGTCGGCGGGATCTTCGAGCCGTACCTGGCCCCGCATGAGATCGCCAGCGCCCGGGTGGCCTACCAACAGGACATCATCGAGGAGGGCAACTGGAAACTCGTGATGGAGAACAACCGGGAGTGCTACCACTGCGACGGCCACCCGGAGCTGGCCTGCTCCCTCTTCCCGACCTGGGGCCTCTCCGAGGGGATCGTCCCGCCCCACCTGGAGGACGTCTGGAACCGCAACATCGAGGCCGAGGACGCCCTGAGAGGACGCTGCACCCGCTACGGTCTGCCCTTCGAGGTGGTCGAGGAACTCGACACCCGCGTCACCGGCATCCGCATCTCCCGCGAGCCGCTCGACGGAGCGGGGGAGTCCTTCTCCGCCACCGGCCGCCGCCTGTCCAAGAAGCTGCTGGGTGACCTGCGGGACTTCCGGCTGGGCCGCTGCTCCATGCACCTGCAGCCGAACTCCTGGTTCCACCTGCTCTCCGACCACGTGATCACGTTCGCCGCGTTCCCGATCAACGAGCACCAGACGTTGGTGCGCACCACCTGGCTCGTGGCCGACGACGCCGTCGAGGGCGTGGACTACGACCTCGACGCGCTCACCCACACGTGGAAGCAGACGAACCTGCAGGACAAGAATTTCGTGGAGATGTGCCAGCAGGGGGCGTACAGTCCGGCCTACGAGCCCGGACCGTACATGAGGAGCGAGTACCAGGTGGAGGCGTTCATCAACTGGTACACCCAGCGCATGCGTGAGCACGTGGCATGA